Genomic window (Gemmatimonadaceae bacterium):
CATCATTGGCGACGGCAAGATGGGGCGCGCCATCGAGCAGTTGGCGCGGGAGCGAGGACACACGGTCCTCGCCATCCTGGGCGCGCGTGACAACGGAGGGGGCGACGCCATCGCCACGCACGCCGCAGCCGCCGATGTGGCGATCGAATTCACCGAGCCCGCTGCGGCGCGCGCGAACGTGACGGCGTGCATCGCCGCGGGGCTTCCCGTCGTCACCGGGACCACGGGGTGGTACGATGCGCTTCCCGACGTCGAGCGCCTCGTGCGCGACCGCGACGGCGCGCTCTTCTGGTCGCCCAACTTCTCGATCGGCGTGGCGCTGGCCCTCGAGGTGGCGCGTCAGCTCGGGGTGGTCTTTGCCCAGCACCCGCAGTTCGACGCGCACCTGGTGGAGACGCACCACCGCGCCAAGAAGGATGCCCCCTCGGGGACGGGGGCGGCCATGGCGGCGGCGGTGGCAGACTCGTTAGGGCGAGGCGTCCCCACCACGAGCGTGCGTGTGGGCCATGTCCCGGGAACGCATACGCTCATCCTCGACGGTCCATTCGAGCAGGTGACGCTGTCGCACGAGGCGCGCGACCGGCGCGTCTTTGCCGACGGGGCCCTTCGCGCCGCGGAGTGGCTGGCGGGGCGGAGTGGCATCTTCACCATGCGCGACCTGGTGCGCGCGCAACGCCCAAACGTTGGAACGCAGGAGGGAGCGTGAGCCATCGGCCACTCAGTGGGTGCGGCACCGCGCTCGTCACCCCGTTCACCCCCGCCGGCGCCGTGGATGAGGCGGCGTTGCGCGCACTCGTCGACTGGCAGGTTGCCGAAGGGATTCACTTCCTGGTCCCGTGCGGTTCGACGGGCGAGGCGGCGACGCTGTCCCTCGAGGAGCACGCGCGCGTCGTGGCCATCACCGTCGAGCAGGTGGCGGGGCGCGTCCCCGTCGTCGCCGGCGCCGGCTCCAACGATACGCAGAAGGCGATCGCCCTCTCCCGCGTGGCGCGCGACGCCGGCGCCACGCACCTGCTGCACGTCTCGCCGATGTACAACAAGCCGCAGCAGCGCGGCATCGTGGCGCACTTTGCCGCGATTGCCGCGGCGGTCGACCTCCCGATCGTCGTGTACAACGTTCCGGGACGCACGGGGAGCAACATCGAGGCGCGCACGACGCTCGCGCTCGCCGCCATCCCCGGCATCGTCGCCATCAAGGAGGCGTCGGGGAACCTGGGGCAGGTGGGCGACATCCTGCGCGACCGTCCGGCCGCGTTTGCCGTCCTCTCGGGCGATGACGCGCTCACGCTGCCGGTCATGGCACTGGGCGGGGAAGGGGTGATCTCGGTGACGAGCAACGCGACACCGCGCCGCATGACCGCGTTGGTGGACGCCTGTGCCGCGGGCGACTTCGGGGCGGCCCGCGCGATCCATCGGCAGCTGCAACCGTGGATGGCGGCCGCCTTCTGCGAGTCCAACCCCGCCCCGGTCAAGGCGGGGCTGGCGATGATGGGGCGCGTTGCCAATGTGGTTCGCCTCCCGCTGGTCCCGCTCGCCGACGCCCACACCCCCACCGTGCGGTCGGCGCTCGCCGCCGCTGGAGCACTCCCCGCATGAGCGACGACGCCCTGGCATCGCTCTCCTCCGAGATCGCCGCGCTGGCCGCCTGCCCGCCGGGGACAGCGCTCCCCGACTCGGCCGAGCGCACGGTCGCCGAGCTCATCGCGCGCCTCGAGGACGGTGAGGTGCGCGCGGCCCGGAAGGAGCACGACGGGCGGTGGCGCGCGGTGCCATGGGTCAAGCAGGGGATCCTCGTCGCCTTCCGCGTCGGCAAGGTCGTGGCGTTGCACCCGGCGGACCCGCACGCGCTCACCTGGTTCGACAAGCACACGCTCCCCGCGCGTCACCTCACGCTGGCCGATGGCGTGCGCGTTGTTCCTGGCGGCTCGTCGATTCGTCGCGGCGCGTATGTCGCCCCGGGCGTGGTCTGCATGCCGCCGATGTATATCAACGTGGGCGCCTGGGTCGGGACCGGGACGATGGTCGACTCGCACGCGCTCATCGGGTCGTGTGCCCAGGTGGGCGAGCGCGTCCACGTCAGCGCCGCCGCGCAGATTGGCGGGGTGCTCGAGCCGGTGAACGCCGCCCCGGTGGTGATCGAGGACGACGTGATCGTCGGCGGCAACTGCGGCGTGTATGAGGGAACGGTGGTGCGTGCGCGCGCGGTGCTGGGCGCCGGCGTCGTGCTCACCCGCGGAACCCCCGTCTACGACCTCGTGCGCGACACGGTCCATCGCGCCACCGCCGACGCCCCGCTCGAGATTCCCGAGGGCGCCGTCGTCGTCCCGGGCGCACGCGCGGTCACGGTCGGCTGGGGCGCGGCCAACGGACTCTCGCTCCAGACTCCGATCATCGTGAAGTACCGTGATGACAAGACCGACCTCGCCACGGCGCTCGAAGGATGGCTGCGCCGGTGACGGTCAGGCCATGACGCGGCCGTCGTCGCGCGACGTGGTCGGCGGGAGCGTTCGTGTCCCGGGCGACAAGTCGATCTCGCACCGCGCCCTCATGTTCTCGGCCTTCGCGACCGGGACGTCGCGTGTGCGCGGCATCCTGCAGTCGGACGATGTGAAGTCGACCGCCGCC
Coding sequences:
- a CDS encoding 4-hydroxy-tetrahydrodipicolinate synthase; translation: MSHRPLSGCGTALVTPFTPAGAVDEAALRALVDWQVAEGIHFLVPCGSTGEAATLSLEEHARVVAITVEQVAGRVPVVAGAGSNDTQKAIALSRVARDAGATHLLHVSPMYNKPQQRGIVAHFAAIAAAVDLPIVVYNVPGRTGSNIEARTTLALAAIPGIVAIKEASGNLGQVGDILRDRPAAFAVLSGDDALTLPVMALGGEGVISVTSNATPRRMTALVDACAAGDFGAARAIHRQLQPWMAAAFCESNPAPVKAGLAMMGRVANVVRLPLVPLADAHTPTVRSALAAAGALPA
- a CDS encoding 2,3,4,5-tetrahydropyridine-2,6-dicarboxylate N-succinyltransferase, which gives rise to MSDDALASLSSEIAALAACPPGTALPDSAERTVAELIARLEDGEVRAARKEHDGRWRAVPWVKQGILVAFRVGKVVALHPADPHALTWFDKHTLPARHLTLADGVRVVPGGSSIRRGAYVAPGVVCMPPMYINVGAWVGTGTMVDSHALIGSCAQVGERVHVSAAAQIGGVLEPVNAAPVVIEDDVIVGGNCGVYEGTVVRARAVLGAGVVLTRGTPVYDLVRDTVHRATADAPLEIPEGAVVVPGARAVTVGWGAANGLSLQTPIIVKYRDDKTDLATALEGWLRR